In Oncorhynchus tshawytscha isolate Ot180627B linkage group LG06, Otsh_v2.0, whole genome shotgun sequence, the following are encoded in one genomic region:
- the LOC112252900 gene encoding zinc finger protein 318 → MYRGRPPPRGYPPPYEGRGPPPRGLTPGRPYPRPPFREERGRPRPPFEGYHDGPPPDQYRRSPPRRRYTSAGSGSRRGPGGEYWGSGPPQRERSPSPRGGIPPDHSLVITVGNELTGPPGVGLPSRDYPPYLPKRSSYDGPDDRGPRRQSPSRGRSRPRSRSPGFGGRSKSRPRSRSPGFGGRSKSRPRSRSPGIGGRSKSRPRSRSPGIGGRSKSRPRSRSPGIGGRSKSRPRSRSPGIGGRSKSCVRSRSPAMGVRRKSRARSPSPEMGGRSKSRVRSRSPEMKGRSKSRARSRSPEMGGRSKSRARSKSPEMGGRSKSRGRSKSRPPSRSRSRSGSHGQSYGRARSMSRAKTAGPRRSRSVSTSSSSRSSRGGDNNLKKTSGFKELELARRRKEMEDMLNIPTKSILKRRMDSETDSPSYVQNSDSPRVDPAGEAEAERLLSAMKGMDPIMLATMLGELRDDPHMAQSRLDHSGIAGILDLLGGAPAPQEEKRKRVPDIDDEEKFLYGDEDDVERGRAPAEAPRQHSLSELYGDIMSDPARYGTSPHLEGHPGIVDPRSSRQQQMDMRYRHQSRSSAIPDHNIKVEEPNDYPPGTGPLEGKEKQDVEEYEKIQDLLKTIGLDLGVTEISKMAARTQERLHGKKPPPKTPSRRPGNRRDRRDSSGSSDRSSGRLRSCSGSSSSSRSDSRSRSSSRDNSRNRKKSPLSDRHSNHGKTRGGREVRTEDSSWGQKASQAPETTPVPPTHPSLSMPAYAQAQAHGLVPPNYPPPGYGQYGNWPYMPQQWPMYPPPSMGMPPQSPIEDFPNAPPFDRPYLKVIQPELHQGGDRKASSNMAPQDNGKDRRVLEERNNESQKQKVLEEREKLRRDREIRMKKKDYLMKELERLRKQQGELLRKKRREKDGHKDPLLSEISRLQEEVMTQIAELRKEHEVAEKKRSELDKVALILGLQPNDKPRREGRGSADLEQPTHPPEKEKKKERAHIRERSPVAHASAKAALSSSRASPEKMKKKAPASTQPPETPADLFEHYDAGNHWCKSCNVTCGSMFDFFTHLHSKSHRKTQDPYNRPWASSSSNNDKNKIHSSGEKMTKPAKGSEFLVPVRGYYCQLCEEFCGDAICAEDHATSQPHNEKYKKRMYEYPLYEQRRNLDRQAGLTLEVSDKKHSELKRKHEEEESKKSKEKEEGKPKRSKKEEEKSKHKREDDVERVKYSKNEEEERYLYRKREEEERYKHGKEGGERPKYSKKEDDERYKHGNEEERFKNRREEEEWFKNRREEEERLKNRREDEDRPRFSRVEERPKFNWRDNEQEEEEDRSRYGKWKEPNPKCSKKEEERYRSEREEGKPKNEKEERRSRKEKGGCQREETSGSRKQSEPEKPSDPPKVFCGPNPALRAKLRKKSEETAKVEPKAPSAFGKFSWKKKLENELAKEAERVAVEFLKEDEEVEEDDDPDAFSKSLAAAKSIAIKLSGKTVISPTSAWVPFNSGKIRPNLPAPSTVLRKPSGLGPWVYAKPAPLNTFLSIRPPGDGDSDVTPLPVIQNQPKNDPVLAADIISKAFCGEEVDLKKSAEGTGKPGPTSPDEKRASTAESFSQASTSTPSAVMPEFKTPLPPLTMMTMKFDVSAPGVPESEQNVPVMVTPPPFMQRPPSEVMNKSEKPKSNLAAAKAQDLFDIFYSNITTASTTSITSTATKAVVDSKGETNDSKNSEALATTASQMEQTQPELAALENSNTIETETQESETESGFDPQATKAVVESKAALNDSNNSEALEATAPQTEQTQPELPDLDNRNAVETDTQESMETESGFDPQATKAVVESKAALNDSNNSEALEATAPQTEQTQPELPDLDNRNAVETDTQESMETESGFDPQATKAVVESKAALNDSNNSEALEATAPQTEQTQPELPDLDNRNAVETDTQESMETESGFDPQATKAVVESKAALNDSNNSEALEATAPQTEQTQPELPDLDNRNAVETDTQESMETESGFDPQATKAVVESKAALNDSNNSEALEATAPQTEQTQPEFTALDNSNTIETNTQESMETESGSDPQPKEETPEDAPVQLDNPSDSLGISTETLDLPTEVLGLDLFDFNLE, encoded by the exons ATGTATCGTGGACGGCCTCCACCTCGAGGGTATCCGCCGCCGTACGAGGGCCGTGGTCCACCGCCCCGTGGTCTTACGCCTGGCCGGCCGTATCCTCGGCCTCCATTTAGAGAAGAACGGGGCAGGCCCAGACCGCCGTTTGAGGGTTACCATGACGGACCACCTCCAGACCAGTACAGACGTTCTCCACCGCGCAGGAGGTATACTTCAGCTGGTTCAGGAAGTCGCAGAGGACCAGGTGGTGAATACTGGGGCAGCGGCCCTCCCCAAAGAGAA AGATCTCCATCTCCCCGTGGTGGCATCCCCCCTGACCACAGTCTGGTCATCACTGTGGGCAATGAGTTGACTGGACCACCTGGGGTAGGGCTACCCTCAAGAGACTACCCTCCTTACCTGCCAAAGAGGTCCAGTTATGACGGCCCTGATGACCGTGGCCCCAGGAGGCAGAGTCCCAGCAGGGGGAGAAGCCGTCCTCGTAGCCGCAGCCCGGGATTCGGGGGACGGAGCAAGAGCCGTCCTCGTAGCCGCAGCCCGGGATTCGGGGGACGGAGCAAGAGCCGTCCTCGTAGCCGCAGCCCGGGAATCGGTGGGCGGAGCAAGAGCCGTCCTCGTAGCCGCAGCCCGGGAATCGGGGGGCGGAGCAAGAGCCGTCCTCGTAGCCGCAGCCCGGGAATCGGGGGGCGGAGCAAGAGCCGTCCTCGTAGCCGCAGCCCGGGAATCGGGGGGCGGAGTAAAAGCTGTGTCCGAAGTCGCAGCCCTGCAATGGGGGTACGGCGCAAAAGCCGCGCTCGAAGCCCCAGTCCTGAAATGGGGGGGCGGAGCAAAAGCCGCGTCAGAAGTCGCAGCCCTGAAATGAAGGGACGGAGCAAAAGCCGGGCCCGAAGCCGCAGTCCTGAAATGGGGGGACGAAGCAAAAGCCGGGCCCGAAGCAAAAGCCCTGAAATGGGGGGGCGGAGCAAGAGTCGTGGAAGGAGCAAGAGCCGTCCACCAAGCAGGTCCCGAAGCAGGAGTGGGAGTCATGGCCAGAGCTATGGACGGGCCCGCAGTATGAGCAGAGCAAAGACTGCTGGTCCACGCAGGAGCCGCAGTGTCAGTACTAGCAGcagtagcaggagcagcagggGAGGTGATAATAACTTAAAGAAGACAAGTGGGTTCAAGGAGCTGGAGTTGGCCCGTCGCCGCAAAGAGATGGAAGACATGCTGAATATTCCCACAAAGTCCATCCTGAAGAGGCGCATGGACTCTGAGACTGACTCCCCGTCATATGTGCAG AACAGTGATTCTCCAAGAGTTGACCCTGCTGGTGAGGCTGAGGCAGAGCGTCTTCTCTCAGCTATGAAAGGCATGGACCCTATCATGTTGGCCACCATGCTGGGGGAGCTGAGGGATGACCCACACATGGCCCAGAGTAGGCTGGACCACAGTGGGATTGCTGGGATCCTTGACCTGTTGGGAGGTGCACCTGCACCGCAGGAGGAGAAAAGGAAGAGGGTACCAGACATTGACGATGAGGAGAAGTTCCTTTATGGCGATGAAGATGATGTAGAGCGGGGCAGGGCTCCAGCAGAAGCTCCCCGTCAGCACAGTCTGTCAGAGCTCTATGGTGATATTATGAGTGACCCGGCACGCTATGGCACCTCACCGCACCTAGAGGGCCATCCTGGTATTGTAGATCCGAGAAGCTCTCGTCAGCAACAAATGGACATGAGGTATCGGCATCAAAGCAGGTCCTCTGCCATCCCTGACCATAATATCAAGGTTGAAGAGCCTAATGACTACCCACCAGGAACAGGGCCACTGGAAGGGAAGGAGAAGCAAGATGTGGAGGAGTACGAGAAGATCCAGGACCTCCTCAAAACCATTGGGCTGGACCTGGGGGTGACAGAGATAAGCAAGATGGCTGCCAGGACTCAGGAGCGTCTGCATGGAAAGAAGCCCCCTCCGAAAACTCCCTCCCGTCGACCTGGCAACAGGCGGGATCGCCGTGACTCTTCAGGAAGCTCAGACAGGAGCAGTGGCAGGCTTAGGAGCTGCAGTGGGAGCAGCTCTAGCAGTCGTAGCGACAGCCGGAGCCGTAGTAGCAGCCGTGATAACAGCAGGAACCGGAAGAAGTCACCCCTATCTGACAGGCACAGCAACCATGGGAAGACTCGAGGCGGCAGAGAGGTGAGGACTGAGGACAGTAGCTGGGGGCAGAAGGCTTCACAAGCCCCTGAAACTACTCCAgtgccacccacccacccatctctctccatgcctgCCTATGCCCAAGCCCAGGCGCATGGTCTGGTACCACCCAACTATCCACCTCCTGGCTATGGGCAATATGGGAACTGGCCTTACATGCCCCAACAGTGGCCCATGTACCCACCTCCATCTATGGGCATGCCACCTCAATCTCCCATTGAAGATTTTCCGAATGCTCCGCCTTTTGACAGACCATACCTTAAAGTTATCCAGCCAGAGTTGCACCAGGGGGGTGATAGAAAGG CATCATCCAATATGGCCCCTCAAGATAATGGCAAGGACAGGAGGGTTTTAGAGGAGCGAAATAATGAAAGCCAAAAACAAAAG GTTCTTGAAGAACGGGAAAAActgagacgagacagagagatcCGCATGAAAAAGAAGGATTATCTCATGAAGGAACTAGAGCGATTGAGGAAACAGCAAG GGGAGCTTCTGCGCAAAAAGCGGCGTGAAAAGGATGGCCATAAGGACCCGTTACTGTCTGAGATCAGTCGGCTGCAGGAAGAGGTCATGACTCAGATTGCTGAGCTCCGCAAAGAGCACGAGGTAGCAGAGAAGAAACGATCCGAGCTTGACAAGGTGGCTCTCATTCTCGGTCTACAACCAAATGACAAGCCCCGGCGAGAGGGTAGGGGTTCTGCGGACCTTGAGCAGCCAACACACCctccagagaaagagaagaaaaaggaGCGTGCTCACATCCGAGAGAGATCACCTGTGGCCCATGCCTCTGCTAAG GCAGCATTGTCGTCCTCAAGAGCCTCTCCTGAAAAAATGAAGAAGAAAGCCCCCGCCAGTACCCAGCCTCCTGAGACTCCAGCAGACCTGTTTGAACACTATGACGCTGGGAACCACTGGTGCAAAAGCTGCAATGTCACCTGTGGTTCCATGTTTGATTTTTTCACGCACTTGCACAGCAAATCGCACCGAAAG ACTCAGGATCCTTACAATCGACCGTGGGCGTCAAGTTCCTCCAACAATGACAAGAATAAGATTCACTCTTCAGGAGAGAAAATGACTAAACCTGCTAAAG GATCTGAGTTTTTGGTGCCAGTGAGGGGATATTATTGCCAGCTTTGCGAGGAGTTTTGCGGGGATGCAATTTGCGCTGAAGATCATGCCACGAGTCAACCTCACAATGAGAAATACAAG AAACGAATGTATGAGTATCCGCTCTACGAACAGAGAAGGAACCTGGATCGTCAAGCTGGACTCACGTTGGAAGTTAGTGACAAAAAGCACTCTGAGCTTAAACGTAAACACGAAGAGGAAGAGTCCAAAAAGAGcaaagagaaggaggaagggaaacCTAAACGCAGcaaaaaggaggaggagaagtccAAACACAAAAGGGAGGATGATGTGGAGAGGGTCAAGTACAGCAAAAATGAGGAAGAAGAGAGGTATTTGTACcgcaagagagaggaggaggagcggtACAAACAtggtaaggagggaggagagcggcCCAAGTACAGTAAGAAGGAGGACGACGAGAGATACAAGCATGGCAATGAGGAGGAGCGGTTCAAAAATCgcagggaagaggaggagtggtTCAAAAATcgcagggaagaggaagagaggctcAAAAACcgtagagaggatgaagacagGCCTAGGTTTagcagggtagaggagagacccAAGTTTAATTGGAGGGATAatgagcaggaggaagaggaagaccggTCCAGATATGGGAAGTGGAAGGAGCCCAATCCCAAATGTagcaagaaagaggaggagaggtatagatcagagagggaggaagggaaaccTAAGAATGAAAAGGAGGAAAGACGATCAAGAAAAGAGAAGGGTGGGTGTCAAAGGGAGGAGACGTCAGGATCTAGAAAGCAGTCTGAGCCTGAGAAACCCAGTGACCCTCCCAAAGTGTTCTGTGGTCCTAATCCAGCATTGAGAGCAAAGCTGCGCAAGAAAAGTGAGGAAACAGCCAAAGTGGAGCCAAAGGCTCCATCTGCCTTCGGTAAGTTCAGTTGGAAAAAAAAACTAGAAAATGAGCTTGCGAAGGAGGCTGAGAGAGTGGCTGTTGAGTTTCTGAAGGAAGATGAGGAGGTTGAAGAGGATGACGACCCAGATGCATTTTCAAAGTCTTTGGCCGCAGCCAAGAGCATTGCTATCAAACTGTCAGGGAAGACAGTCATCTCCCCAACTAGCGCATGGGTACCCTTCAACTCTGGGAAAATACGCCCAAACCTTCCTGCTCCTTCCACAGTCCTGAGAAAACCCTCTGGACTTGGGCCCTGGGTATATGCTAAACCGGCCCCTCTCAACACCTTTCTCTCTATCAGACCACCCGGTGACGGTGACAGTGACGTGACACCTCTGCCTGTCATACAGAACCAGCCTAAAAATGACCCAGTACTGGCAGCAGACATAATTTCCAAAGCTTTCTGTGGTGAGGAAGTGGATTTGAAGAAGTCAGCAGAGGGCACTGGGAAGCCAGGTCCCACTTCACCAGACGAAAAGAGAGCTTCCACAGCAGAGTCTTTTAGTCAAGCCTCCACATCTACTCCTTCAGCAGTGATGCCCGAGTTCAAGACTCCCCTGCCTCCCCTGACCATGATGACCATGAAGTTTGATGTATCTGCACCAGGAGTCCCTGAGAGTGAGCAGAATGTTCCTGTGATGGTCACACCCCCTCCTTTCATGCAGAGACCCCCAAGTGAGGTGATGAACAAATCAGAAAAACCAAAGTCTAATCTAGCTGCCGCAAAAGCCCAAGATTTATTTGACATATTCTATAGCAACATTACCACAGCCAGTACCACATCCATCACCAGCACAGCCACTAAAGCAGTTGTAGACTCCAAAGGTGAAACAAATGACTCAAAGAACAGCGAAGCCTTGGCGACTACGGCCTCACAAATGGAGCAAACCCAACCCGAGCTAGCAGCTCTTGAGAACAGTAACACCATTGAAACTGAAACTCAGGAGTCAGAGACTGAGAGTGGGTTTGACCCACAGGCCACTAAAGCAGTCGTAGAGTCCAAAGCTGCCCTGAATGACTCAAATAACAGCGAAGCCTTGGAAGCTACGGCCCCACAAACAGAGCAAACCCAACCCGAGCTCCCAGATCTTGACAACCGTAACGCGGTTGAAACCGACACTCAGGAGTCAATGGAGACTGAGAGTGGGTTTGACCCGCAGGCCACTAAGGCAGTTGTAGAGTCCAAAGCTGCCCTGAATGACTCAAATAACAGCGAAGCCTTGGAAGCTACGGCCCCACAAACAGAGCAAACCCAACCCGAGCTCCCAGATCTTGACAACCGTAACGCGGTTGAAACCGACACTCAGGAGTCAATGGAGACTGAGAGTGGGTTTGACCCGCAGGCCACTAAGGCAGTTGTAGAGTCCAAAGCTGCCCTGAATGACTCAAATAACAGCGAAGCCTTGGAAGCTACGGCCCCACAAACAGAGCAAACCCAACCCGAGCTCCCAGATCTTGACAACCGTAACGCGGTTGAAACCGACACTCAGGAGTCAATGGAGACTGAGAGTGGGTTTGACCCGCAGGCCACTAAGGCAGTTGTAGAGTCCAAAGCTGCCCTGAATGACTCAAATAACAGCGAAGCCTTGGAAGCTACGGCCCCACAAACAGAGCAAACCCAACCCGAGCTCCCAGATCTTGACAACCGTAACGCGGTTGAAACCGACACTCAGGAGTCAATGGAGACTGAGAGTGGGTTTGACCCGCAGGCCACTAAGGCAGTTGTAGAGTCCAAAGCTGCCCTGAATGACTCAAATAACAGCGAAGCCTTGGAAGCTACGGCCCCACAAACAGAGCAAACCCAACCAGAGTTCACAGCTCTTGACAACAGTAACACCATTGAAACCAACACTCAGGAGTCAATGGAGACTGAGAGTGGGTCTGACCCGCAGCCCAAGGAAGAGACTCCTGAGGATGCCCCCGTACAACTGGATAACCCATCAGATTCTCTTGGTATCTCAACAGAGACCCTGGATCTCCCAACAGAAGTGCTGGGCTTAGACCTCTTTGATTTTAATCTTGAGTAA